Within Nitrospirota bacterium, the genomic segment TCCCATCTCCTTCAATATCTTGTCCACTGCTGACTCATAAGACGTTGTCAGGACAACTATTGTGACAGGTGCCTTCTCAAAGAATGTGTAAAAGAATTCTTTATATGCCTGGAGTCTTTTCCTGACATCCTTTGTCTTTGAGCGTTTAATCAGTCCATCAGTAGTGGTGCGGACGGCATCAGCCATCCTTCTTGTAATCCTTTTATCTTTGATTATAATGAAATGCCATGGCTGGCTATTACCAGCACTCGGTGCCTTCCTTGCCGCATCTATGATCTTAAGAATGTCTTCATGAGGCACGGAGGCATCCTTGAACCGTCTAATACTCCTTCTTTTATTTATAGTTTCGAATAACTCCATCATGTGCAGATT encodes:
- a CDS encoding nitroreductase family protein — protein: MIFINTAHTAKAIKKEKTVYYNLHMMELFETINKRRSIRRFKDASVPHEDILKIIDAARKAPSAGNSQPWHFIIIKDKRITRRMADAVRTTTDGLIKRSKTKDVRKRLQAYKEFFYTFFEKAPVTIVVLTTSYESAVDKILKEMGISDEKLFSLRPLPGLQSVSAGIENMLLTVHALGYGACWMTGPLIAADKFKEILPIEEPWFPVALVPIGIPDESPPERQRKPIEEIITVIE